The following are encoded in a window of Glandiceps talaboti chromosome 5, keGlaTala1.1, whole genome shotgun sequence genomic DNA:
- the LOC144435984 gene encoding uncharacterized protein LOC144435984 isoform X6, giving the protein MSMYIDDEEEEDAGEKEFDSFVQIIKNCREKGKPVPEKFTDDKLARLREVLIQEREALKLDKVKKQSGKKSKQQSVPVSKPKQKSKKQLKAEQRRREKEMQEIANDLKEKAKVDQEKLEKRKQAEQEKLKRLEEERQKQLEEDKKRQEKEAELKAQKEAEEKKRIEILELENERQLDMEEEAERRKQIELKRKEKEKLKKEKKEAEAKKLAEQKAKAEAEQAKVQAAKRQQQQTQQQQQQSRYPREVPPRFQQQAKNQLKKDQPSKTVQPITLPNSNKKMDDKMDTETNEFSMWNDNGAWNQVVVDGKDQEAWPAITRELESVMMVDNDDSIKTGNNPESDPNSVFDSNSKVNSISNVPGQVNHMGHATAEAQSRGSNDISNRQSSGVTGSANSSTSANARNFSDWSATSSSGSSTWGATSTSLSSSLNPTSVDSSQSKQGTEGAGELNNLNLNSGWGAIGSSANSHNVPSSVANTTGLSPSDLGGVTATQPNAIGSNPTLGGPWTAVVGGRGPQKNPQSPNPMSTNLTPGGNMTQATSSTGNGPNHSFTQAAMQTSGLPTNPVSQTSLSSSGWGLSSERQGLSFTVRSGNQFPAGANLKSTNPVWNMPSSGFPSHSTDKPGNFTADGAANNITNAANGADSWQGSGSWSTTSTGKLSPSSSQNWGTSTSSINTNPGSANDWGNPQLTGTTSHGWGSNASNPSKPGNPNPPTPTAWGSNQVNSAWGTPSTPTQTSSSGWGASTATSANTPTPTSSTGWGANSATNANTATPTSSTGWGASTATSANTTTPTSSTGWGANSATNANTPAQSSSSGWGASTATTSAVSTENSWAKTASKGIVQEIKKDETLPKSKMDAIIEEAINSHDGWGKVPVKQNAAWNVEPEPSPPPPKVESNTWEPTPVHDKTGTQAWAASKKTENSGSAWGSKPNDNNGSHGGHSHGPNHGPNHGPNHGPNHGQNHGPNHGPNHGQNHGQNHGQNHGQSHGQNHGQNHGQSHNSAWGNAETGEWNSSNHWNSGESSHDVTGTGVWAKNTPKQESSNSSNWGSQKSTNPPEDSGWRSNSSNTQAGAENNQSKMNNNSGWGSNTNSGWGNPSSTPTTSVDSGTGGWTNTSTSGNTATTSSWGNTATTPTTPKTPSQITGSGWTMPHEGTTEIEATGWEEPSPPTARKQPQVDDGTSAWGDPSEHNAKAVMQSNWTNPPASPHNSTMQPPQPIMGGPPSGQMMGAPPSGQMMAPPSGNQMMPGQQQPIRPGMPTSQPKPDDHGSSSLWGSGPPTNQKLSSWGEPAPTNNKIDDGTSAWKTTAQTQKSSVSSWGEPQSDMSWNSGTQNKESMQDGWSENNNSVGSHWGEEDPWEKGSQDSESSRGSGGWIRVNPKGAKPPPPKDPKTAWMNKQLKQLMDMGFKRELAENALRSSSMSVEGAVELLAVGSEGHDPTKQSLEALERHRRESVHSLHSLQQGSEPTTPSTPLNKEMENLSLGDNQTQENKSFLPVGDNQQSIPSSIALSPSSTLPNHVQLNQQQLPFKPGVNQGMLSTSIANTSISGQLSQQQQQLQQRLATLQQQQQQQQQQQQQAQQLLQQQQQQQQQQQQQSQPGMRNMVPPSQQMLQQQQQMMMQVQQLLQVAVQAGLIQPAMLQQQVTPQQVMMVNQLFQMHINYQKLLAQQQLLQQNAQGGKPGINMPPQRQQELALRIARVQQQIIQQQRQLNQQQLLQQQQQKQKMENSLPDGGSGGPPMNAGGDMNQELGPKESRLQQFFNKQSNKPSDIFGSQFRSEPQETPPPIHNSQSMPSLSDRWSSSNSPGPLDNQLPTPPDGGSSDWPTTPTSNIPISNVPSDLPPEFKPGVPWKYQTKDVENDPNATPGSVSQSILSIGLGSTLGSNLPMTRNASREDLTQRENEIRGLLTKPMVPPSSTSVPGPGPPTSSWSAPPYPSSNKPKSAWSSSYPENYNPSYPPTTLTAALWNVPLKSTNAPSRPPPGLTTQPKSSWNQTGGLNRSVSWDTSTTASTTRASSTFPSGEQSEGYSGGSGWGSEQVQDAPSNWLVLRNLTPQIDGSTLQTLCKQHGPLHTFHLNLNQGQALIQYSTREEAAKAQKALHMCVLGNTTIMAEFASPEVARMFERNNQTSGWPQSLGSGSNKYNSGGMSTFGNKESLGSQSWNGSSNTINLPSMPGNQLWSMQATPTSTTSWGSSGDSTHVSSPTSMNFLPENLLGENSV; this is encoded by the exons ATGTCAATGTACATTGATGATGAAGAAGAGGAGGACGCTGGAGAAAAAGAATTTGACTCCTTTGTTCAAATAATCAAG AATTGCAGGGAGAAAGGAAAGCCAGTACCAGAGAAGTTTACTGACGACAAACTGGCAAGATTGAGAGAAGTATTAATTCAAGAGAGAGAGGCATTAAAACTCGACAAGGTTAAAAAG CAGTCTGGAAAGAAATCCAAACAGCAATCAGTGCCTGTCAGTAAG CCAAAGCAGAAATCAAAAAAGCAGCTGAAAGCCGAACAACGTCGTCGGGAGAAGGAAATGCAAGAGATTGCAAACGACTTAAAGGAAAAAGCTAAAGTTGATCAAGAGAAACTCGAAAAAAGAAAACAG GCTGAACAAGAGAAACTTAAGAGGCTAGAAGAAGAGAGACAGAAGCAGTTAGAGGAAGATAAAAAACGACAAGAAAA AGAAGCTGAACTTAAAGCACAAAAAGAGGcagaagaaaaaaagaggatagAGATCCTCGAACTTGAAAACGAGCGCCAGCTTGATATGGAAGAAGAAGCTGAGCGCAGAAAGCAGATAGAATTAAAAcgtaaagaaaaagaaaagttaAAGAAGGAGAAGAAGGAAGCAGAAGCTAAAAAG CTTGCTGAACAGAAAGCTAAAG CAGAAGCAGAACAAGCTAAAGTTCAGGCTGCTAagagacaacaacaacaaactcaacaacagcagcaacaatcTCGTTATCCTCGTGAAGTGCCACCAAGATTTCAACAACAGGCAAAAAATCAACTCAAGAAAGACCAACCATCAAAAACAGTGCAACCAATAACACTACCAAATAGTAACAAGAAAATGG ATGACAAGATGGATACAGAAACCAATGAATTTTCCATGTGGAATGATAACGGTGCTTGGAATCAGGTTGTGGTTGATGGAAAGGACCAGGAAGCATGGCCAGCAATTACACGGGAATTAGAGTCAGTTATGATGGTGGACAATGATGACTCCATTAAGACTGGAAACAATCCAGAATCTGACCCTAATTCTGTTTTTGATTCCAATTCCAAAGTTAATTCCATATCCAATGTGCCTGGTCAGGTGAATCACATGGGCCATGCTACGGCTGAAGCTCAAAGTCGTGGATCAAATGACATCTCTAATAGACAGAGTTCAGGGGTCACAGGAAGTGCCAATTCTTCCACTAGTGCAAATGCCAGGAATTTTTCCGATTGGAGTGCAACTTCGTCAAGTGGATCTTCTACTTGGGGTGCTACAAGTACTAGTTTGTCGTCAAGCTTGAATCCTACATCTGTTGACTCTTCCCAGAGCAAACAGGGTACTGAAGGTGCTGGTGAACTgaacaatttgaatttgaactcAGGCTGGGGTGCCATAGGCTCCTCCGCCAACTCTCACAATGTTCCTTCAAGTGTGGCCAATACAACTGGATTGTCTCCAAGTGACTTGGGTGGAGTAACAGCCACTCAACCGAACGCTATAGGGAGCAACCCAACATTAGGTGGACCGTGGACAGCTGTAGTTGGAGGACGTGGGCCACAAAAAAATCCACAAAGTCCAAACCCAATGTCTACTAATCTCACACCAGGTGGGAACATGACACAAGCTACATCCAGTACTGGCAATGGACCAAATCACTCATTTACTCAAGCTGCAATGCAAACTTCTGGGCTGCCTACCAATCCTGTCTCCCAGACCAGTCTGTCCAGCTCTGGCTGGGGACTGTCCTCCGAGAGACAGGGCCTATCTTTTACTGTAAGAAGTGGGAATCAATTTCCCGCTGGTGCTAATCTAAAGAGTACCAATCCTGTGTGGAATATGCCTTCTTCAGGATTTCCAAGCCATAGTACGGATAAGCCGGGTAACTTTACTGCCGATGGAGCAGCCAATAATATTACTAATGCTGCAAATGGTGCAGATTCTTGGCAGGGATCAg GCTCTTGGAGTACAACCAGCACTGGTAAACTTAGTCCCAGCAGCTCTCAGAACTGGGGGACATCAACCTCAAGTATAAACACTAATCCGGGTAGTGCTAATGATTGGGGTAATCCCCAGCTAACAGGGACTACATCCCACGGTTGGGGAAGCAATGCTTCGAATCCCAGCAAACCAGGCAATCCAAATCCTCCCACCCCAACTGCCTGGGGTAGCAATCAAGTTAACAGTGCTTGGGGTACGCCAAGTACACCAACACAAACAAGTTCTTCAGGATGGGGTGCAAGTACTGCTACAAGCGCAAATACACCAACACCAACTAGTTCTACAGGATGGGGTGCAAACTCTGCTACTAATGCAAATACAGCAACACCAACTAGTTCTACAGGATGGGGTGCAAGTACTGCTACAAGCGCAAATACAACAACACCAACTAGTTCTACAGGATGGGGTGCAAACTCTGCTACTAATGCAAATACACCAGCACAAAGTAGTTCTTCAGGATGGGGTGCAAGTACTGCTACTACAAGCGCAGTGAGTACAGAGAACTCCTGGGCAAAGACTGCCAGCAAGGGAATTGTGCAAGAGATTAAGAAGGATGAAACCTTGCCAAAATCAAAAATGGATGCAATTATTGAAGAAGCTATTAATTCTCACGATGGCTGGGGAAAAGTACCTGTTAAACAGAATGCTGCTTGGAACGTGGAACCAGAACCGTCCCCACCTCCTCCCAAGGTAGAATCCAATACTTGGGAACCTACTCCGGTACATGACAAAACAGGCACACAGGCCTGGGCTGCCAGCAAAAAGACTGAAAACAGTGGAAGTGCTTGGGGAAGTAAACCCAATGATAATAATGGTAGTCATGGTGGTCACAGTCATGGCCCAAACCACGGCCCAAATCATGGTCCAAATCATGGCCCAAATCATGGTCAAAATCACGGCCCAAATCACGGCCCAAATCATGGTCAAAATCATGGCCAAAATCACGGCCAAAATCACGGCCAAAGTCACGGTCAAAATCATGGTCAAAATCATGGTCAAAGTCACAACAGTGCTTGGGGCAATGCTGAAACTGGAGAATGGAATAGTAGCAATCACTGGAACAGTGGAGAAAGCAGTCATGATGTGACAGGAACTGGCGTCTGGGCAAAGAATACCCCTAAACAAGAGAGCTCTAATTCCAGTAATTGGGGCAGTCAAAAGAGTACTAACCCTCCAGAAGATAGTGGCTGGAGAAGCAATAGCAGCAATACTCAGGCCGGAGCTGAAAATAACCAAAGTAAAATGAACAACAATAGTGGCTGGGGCAGCAATACTAATAGCGGTTGGGGTAACCCTAGCAGTACTCCAACCACCAGTGTTGATAGTGGTACAGGGGGATGGACCAACACTTCTACTTCAGGTAATACAGCAACAACCAGTTCATGGGGAAATACAGCTACCACTCCCACAACTCCTAAAACACCTAGCCAAATCACAGGCAGTGGTTGGACCATGCCACATGAAGGAACAACCGAGATTGAAGCCACTGGCTGGGAAGAGCCTTCCCCACCTACAGCACGTAAACAACCACAAGTGGATGATGGAACATCAGCCTGGGGTGACCCGAGTGAACATAATGCCAAGGCAGTCATGCAGTCCAACTGGACAAACCCACCTGCAAGTCCACATAACAGTACTATGCAACCACCACAACCCATAATGGGTGGCCCACCCAGTGGGCAAATGATGGGTGCTCCACCGTCTGGCCAAATGATGGCTCCCCCCTCTGGTAACCAGATGATGCCAGGACAGCAGCAGCCAATCCGCCCAGGGATGCCAACCTCCCAACCTAAACCAGATGATCATGGCAGTAGTAGTTTATGGGGATCAGGGCCACCCACCAACCAAAAGTTATCATCATGGGGTGAACCAGCCCCAACCAACAATAAAATCGATGATGGGACATCTGCCTGGAAAACAACAGCACAGACTCAGAAATCATCAGTGTCTAGCTGGGGAGAACCTCAATCTGACATGTCATGGAATAGTGGTACTCAGAATAAGGAATCTATGCAAGATGGATGGTCAGAGAACAATAACTCAGTGG GCAGTCACTGGGGTGAGGAAGATCCCTGGGAGAAAGGTTCACAGGATAGTGAATCGTCTCGTGGTAGTGGAGGCTGGATTAGGGTCAACCCTAAG GGTGCTAAACCTCCGCCACCCAAGGATCCTAAAACTGCTTGGATGAATAAGCAACTGAAACAACTCATGGATATGGGCTTCAAGAGAGAACTTGCTGAAAATGCATTAAGAAGCAGTAGTATGAGTGTTGAAGGGGCAGTAG AATTACTGGCTGTAGGATCCGAGGGCCATGATCCAACTAAGCAGTCATTGGAAGCCCTTGAACGTCATCGCAGGGAATCAGTACATTCATTACATTCTCTGCAACAAGGTTCTGAACCGACGACCCCGTCAACACCGTTGAACAAAGAAATGGAAAACTTGTCACTTGGTGACAACCAAACTCAAGAGAATAAATCTTTCTTGCCAGTTGGCGATAATCAGCAATCAATTCCCTCTTCAATTGCTCTGTCTCCGTCCTCAACTCTTCCCAATCATGTACAGCTGAATCAGCAGCAACTGCCTTTCAAACCAGGTGTCAATCAGGGTATGCTCTCCACCAGTATTGCCAATACCAGCATTTCCGGTCAGTTAAGTCAACAACAGCAACAGTTACAACAACGCCTGGCTACTttacagcagcagcagcagcagcaacaacagcaacagcaacaggCCCAACAACtgctgcaacaacaacaacaacagcagcagcagcagcagcagcaatcACAGCCAGGTATGAGGAATATGGTTCCCCCGTCACAACAGAtgctgcaacaacaacaacaaatgatgATGCAGGTTCAACAACTGCTACAAGTCGCTGTGCAGGCAGGTCTGATCCAGCCTGCAATGCTACAGCAACAAGTCACACCTCAGCAGGTCATGATGGTCAACCAACTCTTCCAGATGCACATCAATTATCAGAAACTGCTTGCCCAACAACAGTTACTTCAACAGAATGCACAGGGTGGAAAACCGGGTATCAATATGCCGCCGCAGAGACAACAGGAGCTAGCCCTCAGGATTGCAAGGGTACAGCAACAAATCATTCAACAACAGAGGCAGCTCAACCAACAGCAACTGTTACAGCAACAACAGCAGAAACAGAAAATGGAAAACTCTCTACCTGATGGTGGTTCTGGAGGACCTCCAATGAATGCTGGTGGTGATATGAATCAAGAGCTAGGGCCAAAGGAGTCGCGACTACAGCAGTTCTTCAACAAACAGTCCAATAAACCGTCTGATATATTTGGTAGTCAGTTTCGAAGTGAGCCTCAAGAGACACCACCACCCATCCATAACAGTCAGTCTATGCCATCTCTCAGTGATCGTTGGTCCAGCAGTAACTCACCAGGACCACTAGACAACCAGTTACCAACTCCGCCAGATGGTGGATCTTCTGACTGGCCAACCACACCCACATCGAACATCCCTATAAGTAACGTCCCAAGTGACCTCCCACCAGAATTCAAGCCAGGTGTGCCGTGGAAGTACCAAACAAAAGATGTGGAGAATGATCccaatgccactccaggaagtGTATCCCAGTCCATTCTCTCTATTGGCCTGGGAAGTACTCTTGGATCCAACTTGCCAATGACTAGGAACGCATCGCGTGAAGACTTAACTCAACGTGAAAACGAGATCCGTGGCCTTTTGACCAAACCAATGGTGCCACCGTCATCTACAAGTGTGCCCGGACCCGGTCCACCAACCAGTTCCTGGTCAGCCCCACCATATCCTAGCAGCAATAAGCCAAAATCTGCCTGGTCCTCATCTTATCCAGAGAATTACAATCCAAGTTACCCACCCACAACCCTGACAGCAGCATTGTGGAATGTGCCATTGAAATCAACCAATGCCCCATCACGTCCACCTCCTGGTCTGACCACCCAACCCAAGTCATCTTGGAATCAAACTGGAGGCCTGAATCGCAGTGTCAGCTGGGACACATCAACTACTGCATCGACTACCAGAGCCAGCAGTACATTCCCATCAGGTGAGCAGAGtgaag